The Anaerolineae bacterium genome has a segment encoding these proteins:
- a CDS encoding SCP2 sterol-binding domain-containing protein, which yields MAYKFPSDEWVKALCKTLNESETYAEAAKNWEGDFYFVIEPEGDFKETVYFYMDLWHGKCREAFMTHDPSVKDPEFKIWAPFGTWKKVILGQLDPIQGLVTRQLRLKGDMIKIMRNVKAANELVKCCSRIETEFVA from the coding sequence ATGGCTTACAAGTTTCCCTCTGATGAATGGGTAAAAGCCCTCTGCAAAACCCTTAACGAAAGCGAAACCTATGCCGAAGCCGCCAAAAACTGGGAAGGCGATTTTTACTTCGTCATTGAACCCGAGGGCGATTTCAAAGAAACCGTTTACTTCTATATGGACCTCTGGCATGGAAAATGCCGTGAAGCTTTTATGACCCACGACCCCTCCGTTAAAGACCCTGAGTTCAAAATTTGGGCCCCCTTCGGCACCTGGAAGAAAGTTATTCTGGGTCAGCTGGACCCCATCCAGGGCCTTGTTACCCGGCAGCTCAGACTCAAAGGAGACATGATAAAAATAATGCGCAACGTTAAAGCCGCAAACGAACTGGTAAAGTGTTGTTCCAGGATTGAAACGGAGTTCGTGGCTTAA
- a CDS encoding iron-containing alcohol dehydrogenase gives MWFFQSPYIVYGDDALFHLSQLRGRRALIITDENILRLGFVQKVEKYLRDAGIETSIFSEVEPEPSLETVLKGKDLAETLNPDWIVGIGGGSCLDAAKAIWLLYENPHLDPRAINPFEELKLRQKARMVAIPTTSGTGAEVTWAVVLTDKAEQRKLSLGAPISTPDIAIIDPDLVMELPPGLTASTGMDALCHAVEGFTNIWHNDFADGLCLQAIKLIFEFLPRAYEKGKEDREARTKMHYAATLAGLGFINSMAALAHALGHSLGALFKIHHGRAVGLFLPYTIEYCANAGGTRYGEILHFLRIPFQDEKEAAFLLARKIRELAHTIHEPLTLAEAGIEKEEFEKALRRLVENANMDACINAGTRIPSEKETEMLFLYAYEGKSVDF, from the coding sequence ATGTGGTTTTTCCAATCCCCTTACATCGTTTATGGGGATGATGCCCTCTTCCACCTTTCCCAACTCCGGGGCCGAAGAGCCCTTATAATTACCGACGAAAACATTTTGCGCCTGGGATTTGTCCAGAAAGTTGAAAAATACCTGAGGGATGCAGGCATTGAAACCAGCATATTCTCCGAAGTAGAACCGGAGCCCTCTCTGGAAACAGTTCTGAAAGGAAAAGATCTTGCCGAAACCCTTAACCCTGATTGGATAGTAGGAATAGGTGGAGGGTCGTGCCTGGATGCGGCCAAGGCTATCTGGCTCCTTTACGAAAACCCTCACCTTGATCCGAGAGCTATAAACCCCTTCGAAGAATTAAAACTTCGCCAGAAAGCCCGGATGGTAGCCATCCCTACCACAAGCGGAACAGGAGCCGAGGTTACCTGGGCAGTGGTTCTTACAGACAAAGCTGAACAACGCAAGCTTTCCCTCGGTGCCCCCATCAGCACTCCGGATATCGCCATCATAGACCCAGACCTTGTAATGGAATTGCCCCCAGGTTTAACAGCCTCCACGGGTATGGATGCCCTCTGCCACGCTGTAGAAGGCTTTACCAACATATGGCATAACGACTTTGCCGATGGCCTATGCCTCCAGGCCATTAAACTTATCTTTGAATTCCTCCCTCGGGCCTACGAAAAGGGCAAAGAAGATCGAGAAGCTCGCACTAAAATGCACTATGCGGCCACTCTGGCTGGTCTTGGTTTCATTAACTCTATGGCTGCCCTGGCGCATGCTCTGGGCCACTCTTTAGGAGCCCTTTTCAAGATCCATCACGGCCGAGCAGTGGGGCTTTTCCTCCCTTACACCATTGAATATTGCGCTAACGCTGGCGGAACCCGTTACGGTGAAATCCTCCACTTTCTGAGAATCCCTTTCCAAGATGAAAAAGAGGCCGCTTTCCTTCTTGCCAGAAAAATCCGGGAACTGGCGCATACGATCCATGAACCCTTAACCTTAGCTGAAGCAGGGATAGAAAAGGAAGAATTTGAAAAAGCCCTGCGCAGGCTCGTAGAAAACGCCAACATGGATGCATGCATTAATGCCGGAACCCGCATTCCTTCAGAAAAAGAGACCGAAATGCTTTTCCTCTATGCTTATGAAGGGAAAAGCGTAGACTTCTAA
- a CDS encoding DUF4115 domain-containing protein, translating to MGELGQRLRERREALGLTIEEVAKETRIKPKFIEALEEGDYNSLPGEIFARGFIRNYALFLGLNPEEMLKIYQAERGGIPPQETALPKTEFPLERPSPWPFKNLGGFLLPLLIIAVIVALGWFAYINYHPTLSLPMKPTPSPTPTTAPTATPSPTPTWTPSPSPTPTPHLLNLTLAGVGRSWLEVRVDQVLVFAGFLNPGETLSWNGETIYVKCGNAGGVKAIVNGEDIGVLGGEGEVLNLEWKAGHTRPFLLTPVPSPTPTATPGA from the coding sequence ATGGGCGAACTTGGTCAGAGGCTAAGAGAAAGAAGAGAGGCTCTTGGCCTTACCATTGAGGAGGTAGCTAAAGAAACGCGCATAAAACCCAAATTTATAGAGGCCCTGGAAGAAGGTGATTACAACTCGCTTCCCGGCGAAATCTTCGCCAGAGGGTTCATCCGTAACTATGCTCTATTCCTCGGCCTTAACCCCGAGGAAATGCTTAAAATCTACCAGGCAGAAAGAGGCGGCATCCCCCCTCAAGAAACAGCTCTCCCTAAAACTGAATTTCCTCTGGAAAGGCCTTCCCCGTGGCCTTTCAAAAACCTGGGAGGATTTTTACTCCCCCTCCTGATAATTGCGGTGATTGTAGCCCTGGGCTGGTTTGCCTACATCAACTATCACCCCACTCTTTCGCTCCCTATGAAGCCTACTCCTTCCCCAACTCCCACCACAGCTCCAACTGCAACTCCTTCACCTACCCCTACGTGGACTCCGTCCCCTTCTCCCACTCCTACTCCCCATCTGCTTAATTTGACCCTCGCAGGAGTTGGGAGAAGCTGGCTTGAAGTTAGAGTGGACCAGGTTCTGGTGTTCGCCGGTTTCCTGAACCCCGGAGAAACCCTGTCCTGGAATGGAGAGACCATCTATGTAAAATGTGGGAACGCCGGAGGGGTGAAAGCAATAGTCAACGGTGAAGACATAGGAGTGTTGGGAGGGGAAGGGGAAGTCCTGAACCTGGAATGGAAGGCCGGACACACAAGGCCCTTCCTCCTTACCCCGGTGCCCTCCCCAACCCCTACTGCAACCCCCGGAGCCTGA
- a CDS encoding deoxyguanosinetriphosphate triphosphohydrolase: MRQREQLEEIELLTLAPYAVKSRESRGREYPEKEHPYRTAFQRDRDRIIHTTAFRRLEYKTQVFVYYEGDYYRTRLTHTLEVAQLGRTIARALGANEDLVEAIALAHDLGHTPFGHSGEEALHELMANYGGFDHNRQSLRIVTLLERRYPDFPGLNLTWEVREGLAKHTTEYDRGTGEGYEPHKLPSLEAQIVNIADEIAYSSHDLDDGLRAGILNPSSLLDISIGRELVKELRINVNAFDDLARHRLIRKLIDWSVSDTLEETTRRLERASPRSAEEVRKCGQSLVSFSEEMTSLYRELKTYLMENFYRHYRVVRMMTKAKRLIADLFHAYMSEPRQLPEGVRARLAEEELPRIICDYIAGMTDRFALQEHRKLFDPFERA, encoded by the coding sequence ATGCGCCAAAGAGAACAACTTGAAGAGATTGAGCTCCTGACCTTAGCCCCCTATGCAGTGAAAAGCCGGGAAAGCCGGGGAAGAGAATATCCAGAGAAAGAGCACCCGTATCGCACCGCCTTCCAGAGAGACAGGGACCGTATAATCCATACCACCGCTTTTCGGCGTCTGGAATACAAAACCCAGGTCTTCGTTTACTATGAAGGAGATTACTACCGTACCCGGCTCACCCACACCTTAGAAGTAGCTCAGCTTGGGCGGACTATAGCCAGAGCCTTGGGAGCGAATGAAGACCTGGTGGAAGCCATAGCCCTGGCTCACGACCTGGGTCACACCCCCTTTGGCCACTCAGGAGAAGAAGCTCTCCACGAGCTCATGGCCAATTACGGAGGATTTGACCACAACCGCCAGAGCCTTAGGATCGTTACCCTGCTGGAAAGGCGCTACCCTGACTTCCCTGGCCTGAACCTAACCTGGGAAGTAAGGGAAGGGCTCGCCAAACACACCACCGAATACGACAGAGGAACTGGCGAAGGCTACGAGCCTCACAAACTCCCGTCCCTTGAAGCTCAAATTGTAAACATTGCAGATGAAATCGCCTACTCTTCCCACGACCTGGACGATGGTCTAAGGGCCGGTATCCTCAACCCCTCTTCCCTCCTGGACATCTCTATCGGCCGGGAGCTCGTTAAAGAGCTCAGAATAAACGTAAACGCTTTTGATGACCTGGCCCGGCATCGTCTCATTCGGAAGCTGATTGACTGGAGCGTTTCCGACACTCTGGAAGAAACCACGAGACGTCTGGAGAGGGCATCGCCCAGATCTGCAGAGGAAGTGAGAAAATGCGGACAATCCCTGGTGAGCTTCTCTGAGGAAATGACCAGCCTCTATCGGGAGCTAAAGACTTACCTCATGGAAAACTTTTACCGCCACTACCGCGTAGTGAGAATGATGACCAAAGCCAAGCGCTTGATTGCGGATCTATTCCACGCTTATATGTCAGAACCTCGCCAGCTCCCCGAAGGCGTGAGAGCTCGCCTGGCGGAGGAAGAACTCCCACGAATAATTTGCGATTACATCGCTGGTATGACCGACCGCTTCGCCCTCCAGGAGCACAGAAAGCTCTTTGATCCCTTTGAAAGGGCCTAA
- a CDS encoding HD domain-containing protein → MAFDVPVKQNEKLRKVLERVNQDQELRQWWKSANINAIDRQGMSDHGEVHIRIVANAALKILRLLMEAGIKPSAELNHGLTGEDAEVITLLGACLHDVGMAIHRREHELFSVALGYPKARQLLEGIYTEPTITIMACEILHAVIAHRWDMPCLTIEAGVVKVADALDMTGGRSRIPFEAGKVNIYSVSALAVDAVKIERGDERPVRIEIIMNNSAGIFQVDELLKRKLQNSSIYPYVEVVAKIEGVAERRIMEVYRL, encoded by the coding sequence ATGGCCTTTGATGTGCCTGTAAAGCAAAATGAGAAGCTGAGAAAAGTACTGGAAAGGGTTAATCAGGACCAGGAGCTCAGACAGTGGTGGAAAAGCGCCAACATAAATGCTATTGACCGCCAGGGGATGAGCGATCACGGGGAAGTCCACATAAGGATAGTGGCCAATGCTGCTCTCAAGATCCTGAGGCTTCTTATGGAGGCAGGAATAAAGCCGAGTGCAGAGCTCAATCATGGCCTTACAGGAGAGGACGCAGAGGTTATCACTCTCCTCGGAGCCTGTCTCCACGATGTGGGGATGGCTATTCACCGGAGGGAGCATGAGCTTTTCAGTGTGGCTTTAGGTTATCCCAAAGCTCGCCAGCTCCTGGAAGGCATATACACTGAACCAACCATCACCATAATGGCCTGCGAAATTCTCCACGCCGTTATTGCCCACCGCTGGGATATGCCCTGTCTGACCATTGAGGCTGGGGTCGTTAAAGTGGCCGATGCCCTGGATATGACAGGTGGCCGCTCCAGAATACCCTTTGAGGCGGGCAAAGTGAATATCTATTCGGTCTCGGCCCTGGCGGTTGATGCGGTGAAAATTGAGAGAGGGGACGAAAGGCCTGTAAGGATAGAAATCATTATGAATAATTCGGCAGGCATCTTCCAGGTGGACGAGCTCCTTAAGCGCAAATTGCAGAACTCTTCCATTTATCCCTATGTGGAAGTAGTGGCGAAGATAGAGGGAGTTGCCGAGAGGAGAATTATGGAGGTTTACAGGCTTTAG
- a CDS encoding mechanosensitive ion channel family protein yields the protein MQPILLSVLENWVRFIMTRLPGAIAFFIGGWIALKVVLFIVNKAMQAAKTEPTIASLFRALLSVAGWILILAGTLRALGLNELALAISGSIAAVALGLATGISGTTSDILAGIFLATDPDFKVGYKVTAAGITGVIKSLDLRKTRIEGEDGKLYVIPNRAVESATWVVEERA from the coding sequence ATGCAGCCCATTTTGTTGTCCGTCCTGGAAAACTGGGTTAGGTTCATTATGACCAGGCTTCCGGGTGCCATAGCTTTCTTCATTGGCGGCTGGATAGCTCTAAAGGTGGTTCTTTTCATTGTTAACAAAGCAATGCAGGCCGCTAAGACTGAACCTACCATTGCTTCCCTGTTCAGAGCTTTGCTCAGTGTAGCCGGCTGGATCTTAATCCTGGCCGGGACTTTGAGAGCGCTGGGTCTAAATGAACTGGCTTTAGCAATATCAGGCTCCATAGCAGCCGTCGCTTTAGGCCTCGCAACGGGTATATCCGGCACTACTTCTGACATCCTGGCTGGTATTTTCTTGGCCACTGACCCCGATTTTAAGGTCGGTTACAAAGTGACGGCAGCGGGGATAACGGGGGTGATAAAGTCTCTTGACTTGCGCAAAACCCGAATAGAGGGCGAGGACGGCAAGCTGTATGTGATCCCCAACAGAGCTGTAGAATCGGCTACTTGGGTGGTAGAAGAAAGGGCGTAA
- the glnA gene encoding type I glutamate--ammonia ligase yields the protein MTRNMTPEEVLRQVKEEDIKFIVLQFTDIMGSVKSATIPAKRLEEVLERGIWFDGSSVEGFARIYESDMLLVPDPSTFCILPWEPENMRKARLLCDVYTPDYKPFEGDPRYILKRALQKAKDMGYTYNVGAEIEFFLFKMNDFPKPQPVPHDVGGYFDFSPRDQAAVVRSEIISMLHIMGIDMEMDHHEVSPGQHEVDIRYSDALTAADNVITTKYVIRAVAQAHNLHASFMPKPIFGINGSGMHTHQSLFTLDGRNAFHDSDDKYKLSKLAYHFIAGQLENARALSAVVAPTVNSYKRLVPGYEAPVYICWGRINRSALIRVPAFPQGKENSTRIELRCPDPSCNPYLAFAVMLHAGLEGIEKGLWPPDPVEEDVYHFDDSRLKERYIRTLPGSLAEALDEMEKSELVKKALGEHTFKRFLEAKRKEWDDYRIRVTDWELHRYFFIL from the coding sequence ATGACCAGAAACATGACGCCTGAAGAAGTCCTGCGCCAGGTAAAAGAGGAAGACATAAAATTCATCGTCCTGCAATTCACCGATATAATGGGTTCGGTAAAAAGCGCTACAATCCCAGCAAAACGCCTTGAAGAAGTTCTTGAACGAGGAATATGGTTTGACGGCTCCTCAGTGGAAGGGTTCGCCCGCATATACGAAAGCGACATGCTACTTGTGCCCGACCCCTCAACCTTCTGCATTCTACCCTGGGAGCCCGAAAATATGCGCAAAGCACGCCTCCTCTGCGATGTCTACACCCCTGATTACAAACCTTTTGAAGGAGACCCGCGCTATATCCTCAAAAGGGCGCTCCAGAAGGCAAAAGATATGGGCTACACCTACAACGTAGGAGCCGAAATTGAATTTTTCCTCTTCAAAATGAACGATTTCCCCAAACCTCAACCCGTCCCCCACGACGTCGGAGGCTATTTTGACTTCTCCCCAAGGGACCAGGCCGCAGTAGTTCGGTCTGAAATAATCTCTATGCTCCACATTATGGGAATTGACATGGAAATGGATCACCACGAAGTATCCCCCGGCCAGCACGAAGTGGACATCCGCTACTCCGATGCCCTCACGGCCGCTGATAACGTAATAACCACCAAATACGTGATAAGGGCCGTAGCCCAGGCCCACAACCTCCACGCTTCCTTCATGCCTAAACCTATCTTTGGGATAAATGGCTCCGGAATGCACACACACCAGAGCCTCTTCACCCTGGATGGACGCAATGCCTTCCACGACTCAGACGATAAATATAAGCTTTCAAAGCTGGCTTACCACTTCATAGCAGGGCAGCTGGAGAACGCCAGAGCTCTATCTGCAGTTGTGGCCCCCACCGTTAACTCATATAAGCGCCTCGTCCCCGGATATGAAGCCCCTGTTTACATATGCTGGGGCAGGATAAACCGCTCGGCTCTCATCAGGGTCCCCGCCTTTCCTCAGGGCAAAGAAAACTCCACACGGATAGAACTGCGGTGCCCAGACCCCAGCTGCAACCCTTACTTAGCTTTCGCAGTAATGCTTCACGCCGGTCTTGAAGGCATTGAGAAAGGATTATGGCCACCAGATCCTGTGGAGGAAGATGTTTACCACTTTGACGACTCCCGTCTTAAAGAGCGATACATCCGAACCCTTCCCGGCTCCCTCGCCGAAGCCCTGGATGAAATGGAGAAAAGCGAGCTTGTGAAAAAGGCCCTCGGAGAACACACCTTCAAGCGCTTCCTGGAAGCCAAGCGGAAAGAATGGGATGACTACCGGATAAGAGTGACTGATTGGGAGCTGCACAGATATTTCTTTATCCTCTAA
- a CDS encoding secondary thiamine-phosphate synthase enzyme YjbQ, which translates to MKAYTKYLTFNTTHRTQLVHITPQVEEAVRESGIKEGFVLVSAMHITAGVIVNDDEEGFFRDFWELMDKLAPYRSDYHHNATGEDNGDAHLRSVLVHHQVIVPVTNGRLDLGPWQRIFYAEFDGRRPKRLIIKVLGE; encoded by the coding sequence ATGAAAGCTTACACCAAGTACTTAACCTTTAACACTACCCACAGGACGCAGCTGGTTCACATAACTCCTCAGGTTGAGGAAGCAGTCAGAGAAAGCGGAATAAAGGAGGGTTTTGTACTGGTCTCCGCCATGCATATCACCGCCGGCGTTATAGTTAACGATGATGAGGAAGGATTCTTCAGAGATTTCTGGGAGCTAATGGATAAGCTTGCCCCTTACCGTTCCGATTACCATCACAATGCCACCGGGGAGGACAATGGCGACGCCCACCTCCGCTCTGTTCTGGTGCATCACCAAGTCATAGTGCCCGTCACTAACGGCAGGCTGGATTTGGGGCCATGGCAGCGCATCTTCTACGCCGAGTTTGACGGCAGACGTCCCAAAAGGCTTATCATCAAAGTCCTGGGAGAATAG
- a CDS encoding DUF2905 domain-containing protein, which translates to MQGFEEMGKLLLLMGFLVILMGLFLILAGRLPHFGHLPGDIIIRRENFGCYIPLATSILLSLLLTIILNLILRLRR; encoded by the coding sequence ATGCAGGGTTTTGAGGAGATGGGCAAGCTTCTCCTGCTCATGGGTTTTCTGGTAATTCTCATGGGGTTATTCCTCATTCTAGCAGGGCGTTTGCCTCACTTTGGCCATCTGCCAGGCGATATAATTATCAGACGAGAAAATTTCGGCTGTTACATCCCGCTGGCCACTTCTATCCTTCTCAGCCTTTTACTGACTATAATACTGAACCTCATCCTGAGGTTGAGGCGTTAA